In Paraburkholderia terrae, the following proteins share a genomic window:
- a CDS encoding acyl-CoA synthetase, which produces METVVKHIDPYNFGLDKNCANYVPLSPLSFIERAALVYPDRIAVIHGEWQISWKECYNRCRRLASALSKRGIGVGDTIALMAPNVPAMYEAHFAVPMIGAVLNTLNTRLDAEAIGFMLQHGEAKVLITDREYSAIVERALPMLEERPLVIDIDDPEHQGGKLLGEKDYEAFLLEGDANFEWSLPEDEWDAIALNYTSGTTGNPKGVVYHHRGAYLNAVSNILSLGMPHHSVYLWTLPMFHCNGWCYPWTMAANAGTNVCLRRVEARAIFDAIKRHKVTHFCAAPIVHSMLISAPDEMRVGIEQRVSGCIAGAAPPASVIEGMERIGFDITHVYGLTETYGPAAVCAKQDGWSKLPLEQRAELNGRQGVRAPMQEGMTVLVPATMQPVPWDGQTIGEIMFRGNPIMKGYLKNPRETEKEFAGGWFHSGDLAVVDSDGYVKIRDRSKDVIISGGENISSLEVEDVLYRHAAVIGAAVVARPDEKWGEVACAFVELKEGGLVTELELIEFCRERMARFKVPKKIVFGPLARTGAGKIQKFVLREQAKAL; this is translated from the coding sequence ATGGAGACCGTTGTGAAGCATATCGACCCTTACAACTTCGGACTCGACAAGAATTGCGCGAACTACGTTCCGCTGTCGCCGCTGAGCTTCATCGAAAGAGCTGCGCTGGTTTATCCGGATCGCATCGCTGTGATTCATGGGGAATGGCAAATCAGCTGGAAGGAATGCTACAACCGTTGCCGGCGTCTGGCGTCGGCGCTCAGCAAGCGCGGTATTGGGGTCGGCGACACGATTGCGCTGATGGCGCCCAACGTGCCTGCTATGTACGAGGCACATTTTGCTGTGCCGATGATCGGCGCTGTGCTGAATACCCTGAATACCCGCCTCGACGCGGAGGCTATCGGATTCATGCTGCAGCACGGTGAAGCGAAGGTCCTCATCACCGACCGGGAATATTCCGCCATTGTGGAGCGCGCCTTGCCGATGCTCGAAGAGCGGCCGCTCGTTATCGACATCGATGACCCTGAGCATCAAGGTGGGAAGCTTCTTGGCGAAAAAGATTACGAAGCGTTCCTGCTCGAAGGGGATGCGAACTTCGAGTGGTCGTTGCCCGAAGACGAATGGGATGCGATTGCTCTCAACTATACCTCCGGCACCACCGGCAATCCCAAGGGCGTGGTTTACCACCATCGTGGCGCGTACCTCAATGCGGTGTCGAACATCCTGTCTTTGGGCATGCCGCACCACTCGGTCTATCTGTGGACCCTGCCCATGTTTCACTGTAATGGCTGGTGCTATCCGTGGACTATGGCAGCGAATGCTGGCACCAACGTGTGTTTGCGTCGCGTAGAAGCGAGAGCGATTTTCGATGCGATCAAGAGGCATAAGGTGACACATTTCTGTGCAGCACCGATCGTGCACAGCATGCTCATCAGCGCGCCGGATGAAATGCGTGTTGGTATCGAGCAGAGGGTTAGCGGCTGCATTGCGGGCGCCGCACCACCCGCGTCGGTCATCGAGGGGATGGAGCGGATAGGTTTCGACATTACCCACGTGTACGGTCTCACAGAGACCTACGGTCCCGCCGCTGTATGCGCGAAGCAGGATGGCTGGAGCAAACTGCCTCTCGAACAACGCGCAGAACTCAATGGTCGCCAAGGTGTGCGGGCGCCCATGCAGGAGGGCATGACGGTGCTGGTTCCGGCGACCATGCAGCCCGTGCCGTGGGATGGTCAGACGATTGGCGAAATCATGTTCCGCGGCAATCCGATTATGAAGGGATACCTAAAGAATCCCCGTGAGACAGAAAAGGAGTTCGCCGGCGGCTGGTTCCATAGTGGTGATCTGGCGGTGGTCGACTCCGACGGTTACGTCAAGATCAGGGATCGCTCCAAGGACGTGATCATTTCGGGCGGTGAAAACATCTCGTCGCTCGAGGTAGAGGATGTTTTGTATCGCCATGCTGCGGTAATCGGCGCTGCGGTGGTGGCACGACCCGACGAAAAATGGGGAGAGGTAGCGTGCGCCTTTGTCGAACTCAAGGAAGGCGGCCTGGTTACCGAACTGGAACTCATCGAATTCTGCCGGGAACGCATGGCCCGCTTCAAGGTGCCGAAGAAAATCGTCTTCGGGCCATTGGCAAGAACCGGGGCCGGCAAGATTCAGAAATTCGTTTTGCGCGAACAGGCCAAAGCGCTCTAA
- a CDS encoding electron transfer flavoprotein subunit beta/FixA family protein — MKILVTVKRVLDSNVKVHVNADESGVDLANVKMSMNPFDEIAVEEAVRLKEAGIATEVVAVSCGVAKCQETLRTALAIGADRAILVDTDVELQPLAVAKLVKALVEKEQAQLVFCGKQAIDDDANQTGQMLAALMGWGQATFASKVVVADNTATVTREIDGGLETLEFKLPVVVTTDLRLNEPRYATLPNIMKAKKKTLDTLTPESLGVDVTPRLETLAVTEPAKRVAGIRVADVRQLIEKLKNEAKVI, encoded by the coding sequence ATGAAGATACTCGTTACCGTTAAACGCGTCCTTGATTCGAATGTCAAGGTTCACGTGAACGCAGACGAAAGCGGTGTGGACCTCGCCAACGTCAAAATGTCCATGAACCCATTCGACGAGATCGCCGTCGAGGAGGCGGTTCGGCTGAAAGAAGCGGGCATTGCGACGGAGGTGGTCGCGGTGTCGTGCGGCGTTGCGAAATGCCAGGAGACGCTGCGTACCGCTCTCGCGATTGGCGCGGATCGAGCCATTCTGGTGGATACAGATGTCGAACTTCAACCGCTGGCCGTCGCCAAACTGGTGAAGGCGCTAGTCGAAAAGGAACAGGCGCAACTGGTTTTCTGCGGCAAACAGGCGATCGACGATGATGCCAATCAGACCGGCCAGATGCTGGCGGCGCTAATGGGCTGGGGTCAGGCCACGTTTGCTTCGAAGGTCGTCGTCGCGGATAACACGGCCACGGTCACGCGCGAGATAGATGGCGGCCTGGAGACGCTGGAGTTCAAGCTCCCTGTTGTCGTCACCACCGATCTGCGGCTAAACGAACCGCGTTACGCGACCTTGCCCAACATCATGAAGGCGAAGAAAAAGACGCTCGATACGCTCACGCCCGAATCGCTTGGGGTAGACGTCACTCCGCGGCTGGAGACCCTCGCGGTAACGGAGCCGGCCAAGCGCGTTGCCGGTATTCGCGTAGCAGACGTCAGGCAGTTGATCGAAAAGCTCAAGAACGAAGCGAAGGTGATCTGA
- a CDS encoding electron transfer flavoprotein subunit alpha/FixB family protein codes for MAILVIAEHDHVSVKGATLNAITAAKQIGDDVHVLVAGRDCAAAAQAVAKIDGVKKVRVADAMHYVDQTAENVAALVIANADGYTHILAPATTFGKNMLPRVAALLDVAQISDIVAVKSADTFVRPIYAGNALATVKSHDAVKVITVRTTGFDAAGPGGVATVEALPPGPDLGLSKLTSRQLTKSARPELGDAKIIVSGGRGLGNGENYHRLLDPLADKLGAALGASRAAVDAGFVPNDYQVGQTGKIVAPDLYVAVGISGAIQHLAGMKDSKVIVAINKDGDAPIFQVADYGLVADLFEALPELCGLLD; via the coding sequence ATGGCTATCCTCGTAATCGCGGAGCACGACCACGTGTCGGTCAAGGGTGCGACGCTAAACGCCATCACCGCGGCGAAGCAGATCGGCGACGATGTTCATGTGCTGGTAGCGGGCAGAGATTGCGCGGCTGCGGCACAGGCAGTCGCAAAGATCGACGGCGTCAAGAAGGTGCGCGTGGCCGACGCCATGCACTACGTCGACCAGACCGCTGAGAACGTCGCCGCCCTGGTCATCGCCAATGCCGACGGTTACACCCACATCCTGGCACCTGCCACCACCTTCGGCAAGAACATGCTGCCACGTGTTGCCGCGCTACTGGATGTGGCGCAAATCTCCGACATCGTTGCAGTGAAGTCCGCCGACACCTTTGTGCGACCGATTTACGCCGGCAATGCGCTCGCGACTGTCAAGTCTCACGACGCGGTAAAGGTCATCACGGTGCGCACTACCGGTTTCGACGCCGCTGGCCCGGGCGGTGTCGCGACAGTCGAAGCGCTGCCCCCGGGTCCCGATCTTGGCCTGTCGAAACTGACAAGCCGCCAACTGACGAAGTCGGCGCGGCCTGAACTCGGTGACGCAAAAATCATCGTCTCCGGCGGCCGGGGTTTGGGCAACGGCGAGAACTACCACCGCCTGCTTGATCCGCTGGCTGACAAGCTGGGCGCCGCGCTCGGCGCTTCGCGCGCCGCAGTGGACGCCGGCTTCGTACCCAACGACTATCAGGTCGGCCAAACCGGCAAGATCGTGGCGCCTGATCTATACGTAGCGGTCGGCATCTCCGGTGCAATCCAGCATCTCGCCGGCATGAAAGACTCAAAGGTGATCGTCGCTATCAACAAGGATGGAGATGCACCGATCTTCCAGGTGGCGGATTATGGCCTGGTGGCTGATTTGTTCGAGGCACTACCCGAACTCTGCGGCTTGCTTGACTGA
- a CDS encoding acyl-CoA dehydrogenase: protein MTTYVAPTRDMLFAMNELAGLAEIAALPGNEEVTTDVVEAILDEAARFATEVLAPINAQGDRQGCTCKNGHVTTADGFKAAYSKFVESGWNAMPGSPDFGGQGLPSLVSTAVLEMWKASNMAFSLCQMLTLGAVAAIAHHGSERDKQRYLPKMVSGEWTGTMNLTESQAGSDLSAVRTKAAPEGDHYRISGTKIFITWGEHDMAENIIHMVLARLPDAPEGTKGISLFVVPKFLVNADGSLGERNDLICASIEHKMGIHGSPTAVMAFGENEGAIGYLVGEANRGLGCMFTMMNHARLNVGLEGVAISERAYQQALGYARERIQSRPIGATSLDPVAIIQHPDVRRMLMDMKARIEAMRALAYFVAAQMDKAQSHPDAAERQKCQAMTDLLTPVVKGWCTENAVDITSAGIQVHGGVGFIEETGACQHMRDARITTIYEGTTGIQANDLIGRKVARDQGAAVKLLLGEMNRTLATLEAADDRELRVIAGSLQGGTVALENATGWLLSTYDRDPASAAAGAVPYLKLLGTVTGGWLMARAALVAAEKHAPPGSDFYRAKKVTARFYAEHVLPEVHAFRAAIVDGAGSVLALDESLF from the coding sequence ATGACAACTTACGTGGCACCGACGCGCGACATGCTGTTCGCGATGAACGAACTGGCTGGCCTTGCCGAAATCGCAGCGTTACCCGGCAATGAAGAAGTGACGACCGACGTTGTGGAAGCGATTCTGGACGAGGCAGCTAGGTTTGCGACGGAGGTTCTCGCACCCATTAACGCTCAAGGCGACCGCCAGGGCTGCACTTGCAAGAACGGACACGTCACGACCGCGGACGGGTTCAAGGCGGCCTACAGCAAGTTCGTCGAAAGCGGCTGGAACGCGATGCCGGGCAGCCCCGACTTCGGCGGCCAGGGTCTGCCGTCCCTGGTGTCCACGGCGGTACTCGAAATGTGGAAAGCGTCCAATATGGCCTTTTCACTTTGCCAGATGCTGACCCTCGGCGCGGTGGCGGCCATCGCGCATCACGGCTCCGAGCGGGACAAGCAGCGTTACCTGCCGAAGATGGTGTCGGGCGAATGGACCGGCACGATGAATCTCACAGAATCGCAAGCCGGCTCTGATCTCTCCGCTGTCCGCACCAAGGCTGCACCTGAAGGTGATCACTACCGCATTAGCGGCACGAAGATCTTTATCACGTGGGGTGAGCACGACATGGCGGAAAACATTATCCACATGGTGCTCGCACGCCTGCCAGATGCGCCCGAGGGTACGAAGGGGATCTCACTCTTCGTCGTCCCCAAATTTCTGGTGAACGCCGACGGCAGCCTGGGCGAGCGCAACGATCTCATCTGCGCGTCGATCGAGCACAAGATGGGTATCCACGGCAGTCCGACCGCGGTCATGGCGTTCGGCGAGAATGAAGGTGCCATTGGCTACCTGGTGGGCGAAGCGAACCGAGGTCTTGGGTGCATGTTCACCATGATGAACCATGCGCGTCTCAATGTGGGCCTCGAAGGCGTGGCTATTTCCGAGCGTGCCTATCAGCAGGCGCTTGGCTATGCACGCGAGCGCATTCAAAGTCGCCCCATCGGCGCGACGAGCCTGGACCCCGTGGCGATCATTCAGCACCCGGATGTCCGGCGCATGTTGATGGACATGAAAGCGCGAATTGAAGCCATGCGCGCATTGGCTTATTTCGTCGCTGCCCAGATGGATAAGGCGCAATCCCATCCCGACGCAGCAGAGCGGCAGAAGTGCCAGGCCATGACGGATCTTTTGACACCCGTTGTCAAAGGATGGTGTACAGAAAACGCCGTCGACATCACTTCCGCCGGGATTCAGGTGCACGGTGGCGTCGGATTTATTGAGGAAACAGGAGCCTGTCAGCACATGCGCGATGCGCGCATCACGACGATCTACGAGGGTACGACCGGGATTCAGGCCAACGATCTGATCGGCAGGAAGGTAGCGCGCGACCAGGGAGCCGCGGTCAAACTGCTGCTGGGCGAGATGAACCGCACGCTGGCCACCCTCGAAGCTGCAGATGACAGGGAACTTCGCGTCATCGCAGGGTCGCTGCAGGGCGGCACAGTGGCGCTGGAAAACGCAACCGGGTGGCTGCTGTCGACCTACGACCGCGACCCGGCGAGTGCTGCGGCCGGCGCGGTGCCTTACCTCAAGTTGTTGGGCACGGTGACGGGGGGCTGGCTCATGGCCCGTGCGGCGTTGGTCGCCGCGGAAAAGCACGCGCCCCCCGGGAGCGACTTCTACCGGGCCAAGAAAGTCACTGCACGTTTTTATGCCGAACACGTCCTGCCCGAGGTACACGCTTTCCGCGCGGCAATCGTCGACGGTGCGGGCTCGGTTCTCGCACTGGACGAGTCGCTGTTCTGA
- a CDS encoding MaoC family dehydratase: protein MNELNGYDIEDLSVDMSATFSKTITEADIVLFAGVSGDNNALHINEEFAVTTSFGGRIAHGFLTASVISAAIANKLPGPGTIYLRQTLAFRAPVRPGDTVHATVRVKEVLHEKRRVVLETMCRVRGTVVIDGEALVMVTSGEGRLALAREHRITQTPQNDRVVPSEERQMPEITA from the coding sequence ATGAACGAGCTCAACGGCTATGACATCGAAGACCTTTCGGTCGACATGAGCGCGACTTTCTCCAAGACGATTACCGAAGCGGATATCGTGCTGTTTGCCGGTGTGTCGGGCGACAACAACGCCCTGCATATTAACGAAGAGTTTGCCGTTACCACGTCCTTCGGCGGGCGAATCGCACACGGCTTTCTGACCGCCAGCGTGATTTCGGCCGCCATCGCCAACAAGCTGCCCGGGCCGGGAACGATCTACTTGCGCCAGACGCTGGCGTTCCGCGCTCCGGTGCGCCCCGGCGATACGGTACACGCCACGGTTCGCGTGAAGGAGGTGCTGCACGAAAAGCGTCGCGTGGTCCTTGAGACGATGTGCCGCGTGCGCGGCACTGTCGTCATCGATGGCGAGGCGCTGGTCATGGTCACGTCAGGTGAAGGACGTTTGGCTTTGGCGCGGGAGCATCGAATCACGCAGACCCCACAAAACGATCGGGTGGTGCCGTCTGAGGAGCGGCAGATGCCGGAGATCACGGCCTGA
- the phaP gene encoding TIGR01841 family phasin (Members of this family are phasins (small proteins associated with inclusions such as PHA granules). Note that several different families of phasins have been named PhaP despite very little sequence similarity to each other.) yields the protein MATETNPLAEMTRMMQEFKVPGLDMAPIIESRRKDMTALVEASEAAQVAMQALVRKQAEIVTEAIQGIQESAKALVAGGANAPNPTRQAALVSDAYQKALADMKDLAEMARKSQVDAMAIITKRGTDSLAETKKLMQAR from the coding sequence ATGGCAACTGAAACCAACCCCCTCGCCGAGATGACGAGGATGATGCAGGAGTTCAAGGTCCCGGGGCTAGATATGGCACCGATCATCGAGTCGAGGCGCAAGGACATGACCGCCCTCGTTGAGGCCAGTGAGGCCGCCCAGGTGGCGATGCAGGCGCTCGTGCGCAAGCAGGCCGAGATTGTGACCGAGGCAATCCAGGGGATCCAGGAATCTGCCAAAGCCCTGGTCGCCGGCGGCGCCAACGCCCCGAACCCTACCAGGCAGGCAGCGTTGGTGAGCGACGCTTATCAGAAGGCGCTCGCCGATATGAAGGACCTTGCGGAGATGGCGCGCAAGTCGCAGGTAGACGCAATGGCCATCATCACGAAGCGGGGCACGGACAGTCTGGCAGAAACGAAAAAGCTGATGCAGGCCAGATAG
- a CDS encoding alpha/beta fold hydrolase, protein MTSPSQVPDEFVQGFIKSGQSLWEAMVYPAGMFPRADAVSVGADGTGGVGVLAELQLNYFQQQLALWTRMMASVAGQPDNATSASEKGDRRFKATAWRDVFAYSLLKQGYLLNSRLVSDMVEAADLDEPTRQRLSFYTRQFIDSMSPANFAATNPEVMQLAFETGGQSLRAGFENLLKDMGQGALSITDQTAFEIGKNVAVSEGAVVFENELFQLIQYAPLTDQVATRPLLIVPPCINKFYIFDLQPANSFVRFAAEQGNTVFLVSWRNPDAACGHFTWDDYLSQGAIRAIEVALAISGADKLNALGWCVGGTILSSALAVLRARSDTSVASLTLLTTMLDFCDPGELGIFIDEQGVSARERSIGKGGIYPGTELGFVFQTLRANDLIWPNVINNYLKGKVPEAFDLLYWNADSTNLPGPMYAWYMRNMYLENNLCVQDIYFDDEAWGVRYLVIDTGSWTTERQVLISPYSVGHTDLAADVVHLDLTRQQVKDSPGIDTHKPVSRQHVAGYLRYYSAALGRPQPVGNGGVPRAGLHRYSARTSATFAVRRQAAGRCSSTQRESC, encoded by the coding sequence ATGACATCGCCTTCCCAGGTTCCGGACGAATTTGTCCAGGGGTTCATCAAGTCAGGGCAGAGCCTGTGGGAGGCAATGGTGTATCCAGCCGGAATGTTCCCTCGCGCAGACGCCGTGTCGGTGGGCGCGGATGGAACGGGTGGTGTTGGAGTGCTCGCCGAACTGCAACTGAATTATTTCCAGCAGCAACTCGCGCTATGGACGCGGATGATGGCGAGCGTTGCGGGCCAGCCGGACAACGCCACGAGTGCATCAGAAAAGGGAGACCGCCGCTTCAAGGCCACTGCATGGCGAGACGTCTTCGCCTACAGTCTGCTAAAGCAGGGTTACCTGCTCAATTCCCGCCTGGTCAGTGACATGGTCGAGGCGGCTGATCTTGATGAACCCACAAGGCAGCGGCTTTCTTTCTACACGCGCCAGTTCATCGACTCGATGAGCCCGGCCAATTTCGCCGCGACCAATCCGGAGGTGATGCAACTCGCCTTCGAAACCGGAGGCCAAAGCTTGAGGGCCGGCTTCGAAAACCTGCTCAAGGACATGGGCCAGGGTGCCCTTTCAATCACCGACCAGACCGCATTCGAGATCGGCAAGAATGTCGCGGTGTCCGAAGGCGCTGTTGTGTTCGAGAACGAACTGTTCCAGCTGATCCAGTACGCTCCGCTCACCGATCAGGTGGCGACGCGACCGCTGCTGATCGTGCCGCCGTGCATCAACAAGTTTTACATCTTCGACCTGCAGCCCGCAAATTCGTTCGTTCGCTTTGCCGCAGAGCAGGGCAATACGGTCTTTCTGGTGTCCTGGCGAAACCCCGATGCCGCGTGCGGCCATTTTACGTGGGATGACTACCTAAGTCAGGGCGCGATTCGTGCCATCGAGGTAGCGCTCGCAATCAGTGGCGCAGATAAGCTGAACGCGCTCGGCTGGTGCGTGGGCGGCACGATCCTGTCGTCGGCGCTCGCAGTGCTACGTGCACGCAGCGACACATCAGTGGCTAGCCTGACTTTGCTGACCACCATGCTCGACTTCTGCGACCCAGGCGAACTGGGCATATTCATTGATGAGCAGGGCGTCAGCGCTCGCGAACGGAGCATCGGCAAGGGAGGCATCTATCCGGGAACGGAGCTTGGATTCGTATTCCAGACGCTGCGCGCCAACGACCTGATCTGGCCAAACGTCATCAACAACTATCTCAAGGGCAAGGTGCCTGAGGCCTTCGATCTGCTGTACTGGAACGCCGACAGTACCAACCTGCCCGGACCCATGTATGCCTGGTACATGCGAAACATGTACCTCGAGAATAATCTGTGCGTGCAGGACATCTATTTTGATGACGAGGCGTGGGGTGTCCGCTATCTCGTGATCGATACTGGAAGCTGGACGACCGAAAGGCAGGTGCTGATTTCGCCATACTCGGTCGGCCACACAGATCTGGCTGCTGATGTTGTCCACCTGGATTTGACGCGCCAACAGGTGAAGGACAGCCCGGGCATCGATACGCACAAGCCGGTTTCGCGCCAGCACGTGGCCGGATACTTGAGGTACTACTCCGCTGCATTGGGGCGGCCCCAACCTGTGGGGAATGGGGGAGTACCCCGTGCCGGGCTTCATCGGTACAGCGCCCGTACGTCAGCAACTTTCGCTGTACGGCGACAAGCCGCCGGGAGATGTTCATCTACACAGCGCGAGTCATGTTGA
- a CDS encoding YoaK family protein, giving the protein MPINYLRGFASPERTDANNRRLGRWLAFVAGAANAGGFLAVGQYTSHMTGIVSSMADNLALGEIGLVVAGLSALVAFLFGAATSAILINWGRRRRAQSVYATPLLLESALLLCFGLIGSTLGHHRLLFVSATVGVLCFVMGLQNAIITKVSRAEIRTTHVTGLVTDMGIELGKLVYWNFVGMDMPVRADRRKLALLASLLGMFFVGGLVGAVGFRHFGFLSTLPLAGVLLTLAVVPVLDDIVGERR; this is encoded by the coding sequence ATGCCTATCAACTATCTTCGCGGATTTGCAAGTCCGGAGCGGACTGATGCAAACAATCGACGCCTAGGTCGCTGGCTGGCATTCGTCGCTGGTGCGGCGAACGCTGGTGGCTTTCTGGCTGTCGGGCAATATACCTCGCACATGACGGGCATCGTGTCCTCCATGGCCGATAACCTCGCGCTGGGCGAAATCGGACTGGTGGTGGCGGGGCTGAGCGCGTTGGTAGCGTTTCTGTTCGGTGCAGCCACCTCCGCCATCCTGATCAACTGGGGCCGCCGCCGTCGCGCGCAAAGCGTATATGCGACGCCGTTGTTGCTGGAATCTGCCCTCCTTCTCTGCTTTGGCCTGATCGGCTCGACGCTTGGACATCATCGTCTCCTGTTCGTATCGGCCACAGTCGGCGTGCTTTGCTTCGTCATGGGCCTTCAGAATGCGATCATTACTAAGGTATCGAGGGCCGAGATCCGTACGACCCATGTGACAGGTCTCGTCACCGATATGGGCATCGAACTTGGAAAGCTGGTCTACTGGAACTTCGTCGGCATGGATATGCCTGTCCGCGCTGACAGGCGAAAGCTCGCGCTGCTGGCATCATTGCTTGGCATGTTCTTCGTTGGCGGCCTGGTCGGCGCGGTGGGCTTCAGGCATTTCGGCTTTCTGTCGACACTGCCTCTCGCCGGAGTACTTCTAACTCTGGCGGTTGTCCCGGTACTGGACGACATTGTCGGTGAACGACGATAG
- a CDS encoding ester cyclase — protein MSRADEVTDDVARAALAVFYRAMSLKDISLFRTVVTPDWQYIPPSPGPVSGPDSMIPVFADLSYSLPDMDIRILDVLVHGDKVAVRAIVTGTQSAPLMGIAATSKPVNFAIHSFHEFRKGHIAKTWHLEDWLGVFRQIGELPSNLP, from the coding sequence ATGAGCAGAGCGGATGAGGTGACGGACGATGTCGCGCGGGCGGCTTTAGCTGTGTTTTACCGAGCCATGTCGCTTAAAGATATATCCCTGTTTCGGACCGTTGTAACGCCAGACTGGCAGTACATCCCGCCTTCTCCAGGACCGGTGTCGGGGCCGGACTCTATGATCCCTGTGTTCGCGGATCTGTCGTATTCACTGCCTGACATGGACATCAGGATTCTGGATGTCTTGGTTCACGGAGACAAGGTGGCCGTGCGTGCGATCGTGACTGGGACGCAGTCGGCCCCACTCATGGGAATCGCAGCCACATCGAAACCTGTCAATTTTGCGATTCACTCGTTTCACGAATTCCGCAAGGGACATATTGCCAAAACATGGCACCTAGAAGACTGGCTAGGTGTTTTTCGTCAGATCGGAGAGTTGCCGTCGAACCTTCCGTGA
- a CDS encoding isocitrate/isopropylmalate dehydrogenase family protein → MESTPRHKIPATLIPGDGIGPEVVAATVQVLDALGSPFIWDVQHAGIAGVTHCGDPLPDVTLESVRKNKLALKGPLTTPIGEGFRSSNVRLREEFQLFGNVRPVHTIIPGRYDQIDLVLVRENLGGFYVAHEYYIPVGDDPKAVAVATGVNTRDACARIAKFAFEYALKHGRKKITVVHKANILKALTGLFLEAARDVARDYEGRVEMNDIIVDACAMQLVLNPWQFDMLVCTNLFGDILSDQLAGLVGGLGMAPGANYGTDTAIFEAVHGSAPDIAGKDVANPISLLLASGLMLEHVGKGDLAKRLRIAITETLNTDHICTRDLKGTASTREFAAAVVRRIEST, encoded by the coding sequence ATGGAAAGCACGCCGAGACACAAAATCCCCGCAACGCTGATTCCTGGCGATGGAATCGGACCGGAAGTGGTTGCTGCAACGGTTCAGGTTCTTGACGCTTTAGGATCCCCCTTCATCTGGGACGTACAGCATGCCGGAATCGCCGGGGTCACCCACTGTGGGGACCCTCTACCAGATGTGACACTCGAGAGCGTTCGCAAGAACAAGCTTGCCCTCAAAGGTCCATTGACGACCCCGATCGGCGAGGGGTTCCGCTCTTCCAACGTTCGACTTCGCGAGGAGTTCCAGCTTTTTGGCAACGTTCGGCCCGTGCATACCATCATCCCTGGCCGCTACGACCAGATCGACCTCGTGCTCGTGCGCGAAAATCTCGGTGGGTTTTATGTTGCACACGAATACTACATTCCCGTCGGCGATGATCCGAAAGCGGTTGCAGTCGCGACCGGTGTAAACACACGCGATGCGTGCGCACGAATCGCAAAATTTGCCTTCGAATATGCCTTGAAGCACGGACGAAAGAAGATCACCGTTGTGCATAAGGCCAACATCCTGAAGGCACTCACAGGATTGTTCCTGGAAGCCGCTCGAGACGTTGCCCGGGATTACGAAGGTCGGGTGGAAATGAATGACATCATTGTCGACGCCTGCGCCATGCAGCTTGTGCTGAACCCGTGGCAGTTCGATATGCTTGTGTGCACCAATCTGTTTGGAGACATTCTGTCGGATCAGTTAGCGGGGCTTGTTGGCGGACTGGGCATGGCGCCCGGCGCCAATTACGGTACTGACACGGCAATTTTTGAAGCCGTACATGGGTCGGCGCCGGACATCGCTGGTAAAGACGTGGCCAACCCCATTTCCTTATTACTTGCATCAGGCTTGATGCTTGAGCATGTTGGTAAGGGTGATCTCGCCAAACGATTGCGAATTGCAATCACTGAAACACTCAACACCGACCATATCTGTACGCGCGATCTGAAAGGCACAGCGTCAACGCGCGAGTTCGCCGCCGCAGTGGTTCGCCGGATCGAGAGCACGTAG
- a CDS encoding DUF1488 family protein, translating into MNVVDFAPEVSPDGRAIIFRLSDRRCDVECAITREALEEYFWLPTGADDVRMLKTFADCRRRILAVAERKMRVRPDQPVRFTIDDFVAKR; encoded by the coding sequence ATGAACGTCGTTGATTTCGCTCCTGAAGTCTCGCCAGACGGACGCGCGATCATATTTCGTTTGTCTGACCGACGTTGTGATGTCGAATGTGCGATTACGCGAGAGGCGCTTGAAGAATATTTCTGGTTACCAACGGGCGCAGACGATGTTCGCATGCTGAAAACATTTGCAGACTGTCGCCGGCGCATTCTCGCGGTCGCAGAAAGGAAAATGCGGGTGCGCCCAGATCAACCGGTCCGATTCACAATTGATGACTTTGTGGCGAAGCGCTAG